From a single Lentisphaera profundi genomic region:
- a CDS encoding DUF1501 domain-containing protein, protein MSTNINRRDFMKLTSMGVSASALSGMINSAEAAEYKPKFHHKAKAKSVIFLYMSGGVSHVDSFDPKPLLKKMHGKPMPMKVQKTQFDNNGNIFQSPWESKKYGQSGIELTNLFPKINEKIDDIAIVRSMTAKFSEHAQGNFFMHTGFPFLGYPSAGAWVSYGCGTMNKNLPSYVVLKTKNAGIMHGGVSVYGNAFLPAVHQGSIFNISGDQAVPNIQPWMQDKKQTEMLSLVKKLDQRFSKKIAYEEAIVSSVKNTETAYEMQESVPQLTDISKESKATLDAYGVNDKDKNKSEYAKQCLMARRLVERGVRFVELSCCKAGGGGGGGAANPWDQHGNLPNGHKAMADHVDQPIAALLTDLKERGLLDETLVVFTGEFGRTPFSQGSNGRDHNPYGFSLWMAGGGVKGGSVYGATDELGYYAVDKVSTVYDLWATVLHQLGINHEKLTYRFSGRDMRLTDVHGHVWKDILT, encoded by the coding sequence ATGTCTACTAATATCAATCGTCGTGACTTTATGAAACTCACTTCTATGGGAGTGAGCGCATCGGCTCTTTCGGGGATGATTAACTCTGCGGAGGCCGCAGAGTATAAGCCGAAGTTTCATCATAAAGCAAAAGCTAAGTCCGTAATATTTCTCTACATGTCAGGTGGTGTTTCTCATGTAGATTCCTTCGACCCGAAGCCATTACTCAAAAAAATGCATGGCAAGCCGATGCCGATGAAGGTCCAAAAAACGCAGTTCGATAATAATGGTAACATTTTTCAGAGTCCCTGGGAATCGAAAAAATATGGTCAATCAGGGATTGAACTTACTAATCTCTTTCCAAAAATTAATGAGAAAATTGATGATATTGCGATCGTTCGCTCCATGACGGCTAAGTTTTCTGAACACGCTCAAGGGAACTTTTTTATGCATACTGGTTTTCCTTTCCTTGGTTACCCCTCTGCAGGTGCTTGGGTGAGTTATGGCTGTGGTACGATGAATAAAAATCTGCCGAGCTACGTTGTACTCAAAACCAAAAATGCGGGTATTATGCACGGTGGAGTGAGTGTTTATGGCAATGCCTTCCTACCAGCGGTTCATCAAGGTTCCATTTTCAATATTTCCGGTGATCAAGCGGTACCCAATATTCAACCATGGATGCAAGATAAGAAACAGACTGAGATGCTCAGTTTAGTCAAAAAACTCGATCAGCGTTTCTCTAAAAAAATTGCTTACGAAGAAGCCATTGTTTCTTCAGTGAAAAATACTGAAACGGCCTATGAAATGCAGGAGTCAGTACCCCAACTCACCGATATATCAAAGGAATCGAAAGCAACGCTCGATGCCTATGGTGTCAATGATAAAGATAAAAATAAGTCTGAATACGCCAAGCAATGCCTCATGGCGCGTCGACTCGTTGAACGCGGCGTTCGCTTTGTGGAACTCTCCTGCTGTAAAGCGGGCGGTGGCGGTGGTGGCGGAGCGGCTAATCCCTGGGATCAACATGGAAACCTACCAAATGGTCACAAAGCCATGGCGGATCATGTGGATCAGCCTATTGCGGCCCTTTTAACTGACCTTAAAGAACGCGGTTTATTGGATGAAACGCTGGTTGTCTTTACGGGTGAATTTGGCCGTACGCCTTTCTCGCAGGGCTCCAATGGTCGTGATCACAACCCCTACGGATTCTCACTCTGGATGGCCGGCGGTGGCGTCAAAGGTGGTTCAGTTTATGGTGCTACTGATGAACTGGGTTATTACGCCGTTGATAAGGTTTCCACCGTGTACGACCTTTGGGCCACGGTATTGCACCAACTCGGGATCAATCACGAGAAGCTAACTTATCGTTTCTCTGGACGAGATATGCGACTCACCGATGTTCATGGCCATGTCTGGAAAGATATACTCACCTGA
- a CDS encoding sulfatase-like hydrolase/transferase has product MKKLTWLLAALLLNSTVYSASKPNIIIIMSDDSGYTDLGCYGGEIDTPNLDKMASNGLRFKNFYNNGRCSPTRASLMTGRDSAHAGFAAGTLGGWNREMKQPSYRARMPYTLPTIAELMKQSGYTTMMTGKWHLGGSLLKLNPGSQAWWKQTHPGWELTEEEIEADFNALPAQRGFDKFFGLIEGETHLFMTPEDKHEYLEGNQHTKLKYEQTYKMHCYYDDEQRYPYTANHGKTSKAFYATDGMTDRAIEMIEEALEDKSKPFFMYMAYRAPHLPIQAPQELVDKYLSRYDDLAKVEIDRVKGLAKQGLWDSNNKYRKHFSACRKAPEKYHLRAAIHAAMIEKIDQNVGKIIASLKKTGAFDNTLILYFSDNGAASHLGQLMNTPYFGCKALLYEGGTKTHCIAQWPKVIKKGSITESTGWVGDLLPTFLDIAGATYPKEFRGVATSPLDGRSILPILEGKTMSPPEYLFANDKGQQSVIFKGRWKLLIEPGWYVLTNKKPGISYELYDLQEDPAERINLANKQPEIVDQLRKVCAQWQQDNGILDYGELLKTRPNFSK; this is encoded by the coding sequence ATGAAAAAACTCACTTGGCTTCTGGCAGCTTTACTCCTTAATTCCACTGTATATAGCGCAAGTAAACCGAATATCATTATCATAATGTCAGATGATTCCGGATATACTGATCTAGGCTGTTATGGTGGCGAAATTGACACACCAAACTTAGATAAAATGGCTTCCAATGGCCTACGTTTTAAAAACTTCTATAACAACGGCCGTTGCAGTCCAACTCGCGCATCGCTCATGACTGGTCGTGATTCGGCCCATGCTGGCTTTGCGGCCGGTACTCTGGGTGGATGGAATCGTGAGATGAAACAACCCAGCTACAGAGCTCGCATGCCCTATACCTTGCCGACGATTGCCGAACTCATGAAGCAATCCGGTTACACCACGATGATGACAGGTAAATGGCACCTTGGTGGCAGCCTGCTAAAATTAAACCCAGGAAGTCAAGCTTGGTGGAAGCAGACTCACCCAGGATGGGAACTCACCGAAGAAGAGATTGAAGCTGACTTCAATGCCCTACCCGCGCAGCGTGGCTTCGATAAATTCTTTGGTCTCATCGAAGGAGAAACTCACCTTTTCATGACTCCCGAGGACAAGCACGAATACCTTGAAGGCAATCAGCACACTAAGCTCAAATATGAGCAAACTTACAAGATGCACTGTTACTACGATGATGAGCAGCGTTATCCCTACACGGCTAATCACGGCAAAACATCTAAGGCCTTCTATGCCACGGACGGCATGACGGATCGTGCCATTGAAATGATCGAAGAAGCGCTTGAAGACAAATCCAAGCCCTTTTTTATGTACATGGCCTACCGCGCTCCTCACTTGCCAATCCAAGCCCCTCAAGAATTGGTAGATAAATACCTCTCACGTTATGACGACTTGGCGAAAGTTGAGATAGATCGAGTTAAAGGCCTAGCTAAGCAAGGCCTTTGGGACTCTAATAACAAGTATCGCAAGCACTTTTCTGCATGTAGAAAAGCACCTGAGAAGTATCACTTACGGGCGGCCATCCATGCTGCGATGATTGAGAAAATTGACCAGAATGTCGGTAAAATCATTGCTAGCCTAAAGAAGACCGGGGCTTTTGATAATACCCTGATTCTTTATTTTTCTGATAATGGTGCGGCTTCTCATCTAGGTCAGTTAATGAATACACCCTATTTCGGTTGCAAAGCACTCTTGTATGAGGGCGGAACTAAGACTCATTGTATCGCGCAATGGCCAAAAGTAATAAAAAAAGGTTCAATCACTGAGAGCACCGGCTGGGTGGGTGACCTACTTCCTACTTTCCTCGATATCGCTGGAGCCACTTATCCCAAGGAATTTCGTGGTGTAGCTACTTCACCTTTAGACGGTCGTAGTATCCTGCCTATCCTAGAAGGAAAAACCATGTCCCCGCCAGAGTATCTTTTCGCCAATGACAAGGGCCAACAATCCGTCATCTTCAAAGGACGCTGGAAGCTACTCATTGAGCCGGGTTGGTATGTCCTAACCAATAAAAAACCAGGCATTTCTTATGAGCTCTACGACTTGCAAGAAGACCCAGCCGAACGAATTAATCTAGCTAATAAGCAGCCCGAAATCGTCGATCAACTTCGCAAAGTCTGTGCACAATGGCAACAAGATAACGGTATACTCGACTATGGTGAATTACTCAAAACACGTCCCAATTTTAGTAAGTAA
- a CDS encoding type II toxin-antitoxin system Phd/YefM family antitoxin: protein MQSLLSDYSASISELKKNPTALLNESEGSPIVILNHNTPTAYLISADSYENMMNYIEDLELIQIHKERIKEKSQAIKVTLDEL from the coding sequence ATGCAGAGTCTTCTAAGTGATTACAGTGCAAGTATTTCAGAATTGAAAAAAAACCCAACTGCTTTATTGAATGAATCAGAGGGGAGTCCCATCGTTATTTTAAACCATAATACACCAACAGCCTATCTTATTTCTGCGGACAGCTATGAAAATATGATGAATTACATTGAAGATTTGGAGTTGATCCAAATTCATAAAGAGAGAATTAAGGAAAAATCTCAAGCTATAAAAGTGACACTTGATGAGTTATGA
- a CDS encoding type II toxin-antitoxin system RelE family toxin: MSYDLSFLPSAKKEWDKLGHTIKEQFKKKLEKVLNEPRIEQNKLSGHSNLYKIKLRSSGYRLAYEVINNEMIIYVISVGKRENNSIYKRMNRRLK, from the coding sequence ATGAGTTATGATTTAAGCTTTTTGCCTTCTGCGAAAAAAGAATGGGATAAACTTGGACACACGATAAAAGAACAATTTAAAAAGAAGTTAGAAAAAGTGTTGAATGAACCCCGTATTGAACAAAATAAACTTTCTGGGCACTCAAACCTGTATAAGATTAAACTTAGAAGTTCAGGTTATAGATTGGCGTATGAAGTCATTAATAATGAAATGATCATCTATGTTATTTCAGTGGGTAAACGTGAAAATAATAGTATTTATAAACGTATGAATAGAAGATTGAAATGA
- a CDS encoding PSD1 and planctomycete cytochrome C domain-containing protein has protein sequence MKTKLTFISLLICASELLANQGYEFFETHIRPVLAESCYDCHNSLSKEEGGKKKGGLALDWKEPFLEGGDWGDTLIPGNSKDSFLMASIRHEEEDMEMPAKAPKLSPEVIANFAKWIDMGAPDPRTTKPTKKDLENAIPWATVRDKRAKWWSFEELKNHPVPKVKNTRFQKSPIDAFVAQKQEENELVPLGKAKPETLIRRASLVLIGLPPDYQDVLEFKKNPSQNNFEKYVDKLLNSPEFGERWARHWMDWYRFANTHGSEGDPVIPYADVYRDYLVRALNDDISYEQLLTEHIAGDLLKSPRINKELKINESAIGPAHFRMNPYGFGVTDAYAEQVTATDNQIDVVSKAMLGITVSCARCHHHKFDPISQDDFHRFYGVLDSTKIGNVIINTPDQLEINKKEIAELKKEIHQELADYWLTQKYDFKALHQRANQTIAISKAMRKKHAKKRSKKEVALFEKEREQKLFLERSKPFDLLKFRNNKELQNKLSRLKIDLKSAVEHNAKLRASADLYLDFGKQSDLDKLRISGNSTANKVSPAGSFALFGENEYAVTGIYPRGVYSHLISDKHAAVLMSNNFRATQKGIWLNSVGGKSSAKTPVRNYPLSHGLLHPTHEFKEQDGSKWFSVNRKWDYWRDDRLHFEIRTAKDAVHGPRKSDRSWFGMTELIIAEDAPRNIPINFIEILGENLEIKNEHELLAAFQKALIQSLNNWKQGKASDAEAKYVNLMLKEGLLNNELASMPPKLQKLIQKYRDLEKEIIIPQRAPGLHESEVVNSKLFVRGDYKKESHEVPRGFLEVFSDKKYNSENSGRLQLAQDITSDTNSLKSRVLVNRLWNYVFGNGIVTSTDNFGLLGKKPTHPELLDYLALDFEENNWSIKTALRKMVTSQTFQLSSEAAEINLEKDPLNTYLTYYTPRRLDVEAIKDSLHYVGGKNYRTMHHNIIRNSLDKFNESFDFPVPMTTMSKRNITNVPAQALLLMNGPIAKNMSNHLTKIAEQETKGKGAVAYIIKLYNRLYGRSPEQAEIDACLEYLKSHENNELSLALLNSKEFIYVY, from the coding sequence ATGAAGACAAAACTAACTTTTATAAGCTTACTCATCTGCGCTAGTGAACTTTTAGCTAATCAGGGCTATGAATTCTTCGAAACTCATATCCGCCCCGTGCTGGCGGAAAGCTGTTATGATTGTCACAATAGCTTGAGCAAAGAAGAGGGCGGTAAGAAAAAGGGTGGCTTGGCTCTTGATTGGAAAGAGCCCTTCTTGGAAGGCGGTGATTGGGGCGACACCTTGATTCCCGGCAATTCTAAAGATAGTTTTTTGATGGCGAGTATTCGCCATGAAGAAGAAGATATGGAAATGCCCGCTAAAGCGCCAAAGCTTTCTCCCGAAGTCATTGCGAACTTCGCAAAATGGATCGACATGGGGGCGCCTGACCCGCGTACAACAAAGCCCACAAAGAAAGATTTAGAAAATGCGATCCCCTGGGCAACAGTGCGTGATAAACGAGCCAAGTGGTGGTCATTTGAAGAACTTAAAAATCACCCAGTTCCAAAAGTGAAAAATACTCGTTTTCAAAAAAGCCCTATTGACGCCTTTGTGGCTCAAAAACAAGAGGAGAATGAGCTTGTTCCTCTGGGTAAAGCAAAACCGGAAACGCTGATTCGTCGCGCCTCTTTAGTGCTTATTGGACTTCCTCCCGACTACCAAGACGTCCTAGAATTTAAAAAGAATCCAAGTCAGAATAATTTTGAAAAATATGTCGATAAACTTTTAAATTCACCAGAATTTGGTGAACGTTGGGCACGTCATTGGATGGATTGGTATCGCTTTGCCAATACACATGGCTCAGAAGGTGATCCAGTGATTCCCTATGCAGATGTTTACAGAGATTATTTAGTCAGAGCGCTCAATGATGATATTTCTTATGAGCAGCTTTTGACTGAACATATTGCCGGCGACCTCCTCAAGAGTCCTCGTATCAATAAAGAATTAAAAATTAATGAATCGGCGATTGGCCCTGCTCATTTCCGTATGAATCCCTACGGCTTTGGTGTGACTGATGCTTATGCTGAGCAAGTCACTGCAACTGATAATCAAATTGATGTCGTGTCCAAAGCCATGCTCGGAATCACTGTTTCCTGTGCCCGCTGTCACCATCACAAGTTTGATCCCATTAGCCAAGACGATTTTCATCGTTTCTACGGGGTTTTAGATTCCACAAAGATTGGTAATGTGATTATCAACACTCCCGATCAACTGGAAATTAATAAGAAAGAAATTGCTGAGCTCAAAAAAGAAATTCACCAAGAGCTGGCGGATTATTGGCTTACTCAAAAGTATGATTTCAAGGCTCTGCATCAAAGGGCTAATCAAACTATTGCCATCAGCAAGGCAATGCGCAAAAAACATGCTAAGAAAAGATCAAAAAAAGAAGTCGCCTTATTTGAAAAAGAGCGTGAACAAAAGCTGTTTTTGGAGAGATCAAAGCCCTTTGATTTGTTGAAGTTTAGAAATAACAAAGAATTACAAAATAAATTATCTCGACTCAAAATAGATCTAAAAAGTGCTGTGGAGCACAATGCCAAGTTACGTGCTTCAGCTGATCTCTACCTAGACTTCGGTAAGCAAAGCGATCTCGATAAACTTCGAATATCAGGTAATTCAACGGCAAATAAAGTAAGTCCAGCAGGTAGTTTTGCCCTCTTTGGTGAAAATGAATATGCCGTCACGGGCATTTATCCGAGAGGTGTTTATTCCCACCTCATCTCAGATAAGCATGCGGCGGTTCTGATGAGTAATAATTTTCGAGCGACTCAAAAAGGTATTTGGCTAAACAGTGTTGGAGGCAAGTCATCTGCAAAAACGCCAGTAAGAAATTATCCCTTAAGTCACGGACTACTTCACCCAACCCATGAATTTAAAGAACAAGATGGAAGCAAATGGTTTTCAGTAAATCGCAAATGGGATTACTGGCGTGATGACCGCCTGCATTTTGAAATTAGAACGGCAAAAGACGCAGTTCATGGTCCAAGAAAATCTGATCGTAGTTGGTTCGGGATGACAGAGTTAATTATCGCAGAAGATGCGCCTCGGAATATCCCGATCAATTTCATTGAGATACTTGGCGAAAATCTAGAAATCAAAAATGAGCATGAATTATTGGCGGCTTTTCAAAAAGCCTTGATTCAATCCCTCAATAATTGGAAGCAGGGCAAAGCTAGTGATGCGGAAGCAAAGTATGTGAACCTTATGTTAAAAGAAGGCCTTCTCAATAATGAGCTAGCTTCGATGCCCCCTAAACTTCAAAAACTCATTCAGAAATATAGAGACTTGGAAAAAGAAATTATTATTCCACAAAGAGCTCCGGGTTTGCACGAAAGTGAAGTCGTGAACTCAAAGCTTTTCGTTCGCGGAGATTACAAAAAAGAGAGCCATGAAGTTCCAAGAGGCTTCTTAGAAGTCTTTTCAGACAAGAAGTACAATTCAGAAAATTCGGGACGCCTTCAACTAGCGCAGGATATCACTTCAGACACCAATTCACTCAAATCTCGAGTACTCGTCAACCGTCTTTGGAATTATGTTTTTGGCAACGGGATTGTGACTTCCACCGATAACTTTGGTCTCTTGGGTAAGAAGCCAACACATCCGGAATTACTGGATTACCTAGCACTAGATTTTGAGGAAAATAACTGGTCAATTAAAACGGCTTTGCGCAAGATGGTCACATCGCAGACTTTTCAATTATCATCTGAAGCCGCCGAGATTAATCTGGAAAAAGACCCCTTAAATACTTACCTGACTTACTACACCCCACGTCGCCTCGATGTCGAAGCAATCAAAGATAGTCTTCATTATGTGGGGGGAAAAAACTACCGTACAATGCACCACAATATTATTAGAAATAGTTTGGATAAATTTAACGAAAGCTTTGATTTTCCAGTTCCCATGACGACCATGAGTAAGAGAAATATCACTAATGTCCCAGCTCAAGCTCTTTTGCTAATGAATGGGCCCATTGCCAAAAACATGAGCAATCATCTAACGAAAATTGCTGAACAAGAGACAAAAGGAAAAGGAGCCGTGGCTTATATTATTAAGCTCTATAACCGGCTCTATGGCAGGAGTCCTGAACAGGCCGAAATAGATGCCTGCTTAGAATATTTAAAAAGCCACGAAAATAATGAGCTTTCATTAGCTCTTCTTAATTCAAAGGAGTTCATATATGTCTACTAA
- a CDS encoding LacI family DNA-binding transcriptional regulator has translation MARKKLSISVYSLAKELGVSPATVSKALNNADDIALKTKNKIIAKAEEYGFKPQVLQSNYLNLCAIIELPEKSPTIFSPYINSVLEGMWDYTSQNNMETSIFVQSTDFLNDVNLLKLLSRRRVNGILLINCGQDSEYVKHLIDNNIPFCSLQSHAGTLEHPVIRLDGTKPLYEATKHLIDLGHSKIAYLNELVDKEIGDQRFMGYKNALKDAGIALDPSIIFENPDPAAIKDGYEFGFTGIHSLLQDKQHFTAAISSSIPVAMGAMRALNQNKIQIPEQCSIISCDDSPGAPYLSPPLTCINFANRNLGFAAAKWVHQMIDGSAPENVPYEMWMESSLILRKSTTKCPTD, from the coding sequence ATGGCTAGAAAAAAACTATCAATTTCGGTTTACTCACTTGCGAAGGAGCTGGGGGTTTCACCTGCCACGGTATCCAAAGCCTTGAATAATGCTGATGATATAGCGCTAAAAACAAAGAATAAAATCATCGCTAAAGCCGAAGAATATGGTTTTAAACCCCAAGTTTTACAGAGTAACTACCTCAATCTCTGTGCCATTATTGAACTCCCAGAAAAGTCCCCTACCATTTTTTCGCCTTACATTAATAGCGTGCTTGAGGGAATGTGGGATTACACTAGTCAGAATAATATGGAAACTTCCATATTTGTGCAAAGCACCGACTTTCTAAATGATGTCAATCTACTCAAGCTACTCTCTCGTCGACGAGTCAATGGAATTCTCTTAATCAACTGTGGTCAAGATAGTGAATATGTTAAGCACCTAATTGATAACAACATACCCTTTTGCTCACTTCAAAGTCATGCGGGCACACTAGAGCACCCCGTGATCCGTTTAGATGGTACTAAACCACTCTATGAAGCAACTAAGCACCTCATCGATTTGGGCCATAGCAAGATCGCTTATCTCAATGAGTTGGTGGACAAAGAAATTGGTGACCAGCGCTTTATGGGCTATAAAAATGCCCTTAAGGATGCGGGCATCGCTTTAGACCCGAGTATCATTTTTGAAAATCCTGACCCCGCGGCCATCAAAGATGGCTACGAATTTGGTTTTACAGGAATCCATAGCCTACTACAGGATAAACAACATTTTACAGCTGCGATCAGTAGTAGTATCCCTGTCGCCATGGGTGCGATGCGAGCCTTGAATCAAAATAAAATCCAAATTCCTGAGCAATGTTCCATCATTTCTTGTGATGACTCACCTGGCGCACCCTACTTAAGTCCACCTCTCACCTGTATAAATTTTGCCAACAGAAATTTAGGATTTGCCGCCGCTAAATGGGTTCATCAAATGATTGATGGATCAGCGCCAGAAAATGTCCCCTATGAGATGTGGATGGAAAGCAGCCTCATCCTCAGAAAAAGTACTACTAAGTGCCCTACAGACTAA
- the aroE gene encoding shikimate dehydrogenase has translation MSGIVNCQNTLIANFGMPVWENPTEFMMEAVFKHEKMKYRYISTEVPKDKLKAAFEGVKAMGYKGFNCTLPHKQNIIPLLDGLGESAELMGAVNCVVERDGLYIGENTDGKGYTESLSQVTKIEGKSILILGAGGAARAIAIECALENAKKIIIVNRSKSSGQDLAELVEKNTAASGEFIQLDGEVAVPANVDIVINATNIGLYPDATKVPIDMSTLKSNMIVSDVIPNPPQTQFIKEATALGCTTIDGLGMLVNQGKIAIKYWSGKDVNADVMRQALVDLFN, from the coding sequence ATGTCTGGAATAGTCAATTGCCAAAATACACTGATTGCTAATTTTGGGATGCCCGTTTGGGAAAACCCTACTGAATTTATGATGGAAGCTGTATTCAAACATGAAAAGATGAAGTACCGCTACATAAGTACCGAAGTCCCCAAAGATAAGCTCAAGGCGGCTTTTGAAGGTGTCAAAGCTATGGGTTATAAAGGTTTTAATTGCACCTTACCCCACAAACAAAATATAATTCCCTTGCTCGATGGGCTCGGAGAATCCGCTGAACTTATGGGTGCGGTAAATTGTGTGGTTGAGCGCGATGGCTTGTATATCGGCGAAAACACTGACGGTAAAGGTTATACGGAATCACTCAGTCAGGTCACCAAGATAGAAGGGAAATCCATCCTTATCCTAGGTGCAGGTGGTGCTGCGCGCGCCATTGCGATCGAATGCGCTCTCGAGAATGCAAAAAAAATCATCATTGTCAATCGTAGCAAAAGTAGCGGTCAAGACTTGGCTGAACTCGTAGAGAAAAATACAGCTGCAAGTGGGGAGTTTATTCAATTGGACGGCGAAGTTGCGGTTCCCGCAAACGTCGACATCGTCATCAATGCCACCAATATTGGTCTCTATCCTGATGCCACAAAAGTCCCTATAGATATGAGTACTTTAAAATCAAATATGATTGTTTCTGACGTCATCCCCAATCCCCCGCAAACGCAATTTATTAAAGAAGCTACGGCGCTGGGCTGTACGACAATTGATGGTCTTGGTATGTTAGTTAATCAGGGAAAGATTGCGATCAAATATTGGTCAGGAAAAGATGTAAATGCCGATGTGATGCGTCAGGCATTAGTTGATTTATTTAATTAA
- a CDS encoding aldose 1-epimerase family protein: MKHFLFGICALTVATSCQMHKTADSEITLSSVEKNISLSDGAYTAADFGVGATADWSVTKKTLHGGMQEGVELVTINNGEIEIDIIPTRGMNVMSVRSKDITLGWDSPVKEIVHPRNVNLNINGGLGWLDSFNEWMVRCGLEYSGHPGDDDGRLMTLHGRIAHIPASELTVKVDKLPPHRISVTGIVNEVWFKGANFTLETTISTIPGSHSFRFDDVVTNNSSQEKEFQVLYHANFAKELLEAGSRLEGTIAEVQPFNDYAAKSLDSYQVYDASAKVWADEKVYQIVPFADKNGFAHFMLHNKKADKAVSFSFNTDSLPYLTQWKNEDSLENGYVTGLEPGNTFPANRSHERKMGRLPKIKAGESINYHLEYTLHSGLNEVKKAQSKIAGLNEGRRVKYIKTPENK, translated from the coding sequence ATGAAACATTTTTTATTCGGCATATGTGCCTTAACTGTAGCCACATCTTGCCAAATGCATAAAACAGCTGACAGCGAAATTACTCTCAGTTCGGTAGAGAAAAACATCAGCCTTAGTGATGGGGCTTATACAGCTGCAGATTTTGGAGTGGGCGCAACTGCAGACTGGTCGGTGACTAAGAAAACACTTCACGGTGGAATGCAAGAAGGCGTCGAACTCGTCACCATAAATAATGGTGAAATTGAAATCGACATTATTCCTACTCGTGGGATGAATGTCATGAGCGTGCGTTCAAAAGATATCACCTTAGGCTGGGATTCACCGGTCAAAGAAATTGTTCATCCTCGCAATGTCAACCTCAATATAAATGGTGGCCTAGGTTGGCTCGATTCTTTCAATGAATGGATGGTGCGCTGCGGACTCGAATACTCAGGGCACCCAGGTGATGATGATGGTCGTCTCATGACTTTGCATGGTCGCATCGCTCATATTCCAGCATCGGAACTTACTGTAAAAGTGGATAAGCTTCCCCCGCATCGCATTAGCGTGACGGGAATTGTTAATGAAGTTTGGTTCAAGGGCGCCAATTTCACTTTGGAAACGACTATTTCGACTATTCCTGGTTCCCATAGCTTTCGCTTCGATGATGTAGTGACAAATAATTCTTCACAAGAAAAAGAATTCCAAGTTCTCTATCATGCGAACTTCGCAAAAGAACTACTTGAAGCAGGCTCACGTTTGGAAGGTACCATTGCAGAAGTTCAGCCCTTCAATGATTATGCTGCTAAAAGCCTTGATAGCTATCAAGTTTACGATGCCTCAGCCAAAGTGTGGGCGGATGAGAAAGTCTATCAGATTGTCCCTTTTGCGGATAAAAATGGCTTTGCCCATTTTATGCTGCATAATAAAAAGGCTGATAAAGCGGTTTCCTTTAGTTTTAATACCGATTCTCTTCCGTATTTAACTCAGTGGAAAAATGAAGACAGCCTGGAAAATGGCTATGTAACAGGCCTTGAGCCAGGCAATACCTTTCCGGCGAATCGTTCACATGAACGTAAAATGGGGCGCTTACCAAAAATCAAAGCTGGTGAGAGTATCAATTATCATTTAGAGTACACGCTTCATTCAGGTTTAAATGAAGTGAAAAAAGCTCAATCAAAAATTGCAGGACTCAATGAAGGCCGTCGGGTGAAATATATTAAAACACCTGAGAATAAATAA